A single window of Leptolyngbya ohadii IS1 DNA harbors:
- a CDS encoding glycosyltransferase: MNQPQITLLICTHNGERTIQQALEAIAGQTDVSRDWFEVLVVDNASSDRTSEIASSCIQQLNLNGRVLLEPRLGKVNAFLSGIQEARSELISIVDDDNFIEPGFIRYTLEIFNQHPEVGMVGSKNSAHTEQAAPNWFSWVRGRYACAQPMLVDIETKLSEGAVIAKTGVIAGAGSTFRVKPLRQCLEKGYSFFNDTQRGKNMSVTGEDLELCWLMYSLGYRFAFDPRIQIRHAIKAERLDLNYLKALSRSQGAGALGADPFMFTYKFEDGKWPFRWTWQWQLLSKVRRYLELTLVCIIPNYLDEEKRFRNWTFRVECMGAIRRILLERDKYTTHIHQVAAGSWTDFRIR, from the coding sequence ATGAATCAACCTCAAATTACTCTCCTAATTTGTACTCATAACGGGGAGAGAACCATTCAGCAGGCTCTAGAAGCGATCGCCGGGCAAACAGATGTGTCCAGGGATTGGTTTGAGGTGCTAGTTGTCGATAACGCATCGAGCGATCGTACCTCTGAGATTGCCTCTTCTTGCATACAGCAACTCAACCTGAACGGGCGTGTTCTGCTAGAACCCCGTCTTGGAAAAGTCAATGCTTTTTTAAGCGGAATACAGGAAGCGCGAAGTGAACTCATTAGCATTGTCGATGACGATAACTTTATTGAACCTGGATTTATTCGCTACACCCTTGAGATATTTAACCAACATCCTGAGGTCGGTATGGTAGGTTCTAAAAATAGCGCCCATACTGAGCAAGCCGCACCCAACTGGTTTTCATGGGTACGTGGGCGTTATGCTTGTGCTCAACCCATGCTGGTAGATATTGAGACTAAGCTATCCGAGGGAGCAGTAATTGCTAAAACAGGCGTGATTGCTGGCGCAGGCTCAACTTTTCGTGTTAAACCCCTCCGGCAGTGCCTTGAGAAGGGATACAGTTTCTTCAACGATACTCAGCGCGGCAAGAATATGAGTGTAACAGGAGAAGATCTTGAGCTGTGCTGGTTAATGTACAGCCTTGGTTATCGGTTTGCCTTTGATCCTCGTATTCAGATTCGTCATGCGATTAAAGCAGAACGTTTAGACCTCAACTATCTTAAAGCTCTCAGTAGATCCCAGGGGGCAGGAGCATTAGGGGCTGACCCGTTCATGTTCACCTACAAATTCGAGGATGGCAAATGGCCGTTCCGCTGGACTTGGCAATGGCAGTTACTCTCTAAAGTGAGACGCTATCTTGAACTCACGCTGGTTTGTATAATTCCAAACTATTTAGACGAAGAAAAACGCTTCAGAAACTGGACTTTCAGAGTAGAGTGCATGGGTGCCATCCGCAGAATTCTTTTAGAACGAGATAAATACACCACTCATATCCATCAAGTTGCTGCTGGCTCATGGACTGATTTTCGTATCCGCTAG
- a CDS encoding glycosyltransferase family 2 protein — protein MLPKVSVLIPCYNADRWIAQAVQSALDQTYPHKEVIVVDDGSTDRSLEVIQSFGDRIRWETGKNRGGNAARNRLLELSTGEWLQYLDADDYLLPDKIEQQINYLSQASSADVLYSPSIYEDCQGETPQRQIYPIPEPYDPWILLARWFLPQTGSPLWRKQALLDVGGWEPEQPCCQEHELYLRLLMAGKQFEYCPHAGSVYRQWSESTLCKKDKSKTQQQRLLIKDRLETHLKQQGLLTPERQHAINQARFECARMIWLSDRSWAEKLAAKIKSTERNFIPSGSAAPKFYQVAYRLFGFSAAEQFAQLKRSFIQ, from the coding sequence ATGCTGCCAAAGGTTAGCGTTCTTATTCCCTGCTACAACGCCGATCGCTGGATTGCCCAGGCAGTTCAAAGCGCCCTCGACCAGACTTATCCGCATAAGGAAGTCATTGTGGTCGATGATGGATCAACCGATCGCAGTTTAGAAGTGATCCAAAGCTTCGGCGATCGAATTCGCTGGGAGACAGGCAAAAACCGGGGAGGCAACGCGGCTCGAAATCGTTTGCTGGAGCTGAGTACGGGAGAGTGGCTGCAATACCTGGATGCGGATGACTATTTGTTACCCGACAAGATTGAGCAGCAGATTAATTACCTGTCTCAGGCTTCATCGGCTGATGTTCTCTACAGCCCTTCTATTTATGAGGACTGCCAGGGGGAAACCCCTCAGCGCCAAATCTATCCGATTCCAGAACCCTATGATCCGTGGATTCTACTGGCTCGCTGGTTTTTACCCCAGACCGGCAGCCCGCTTTGGCGCAAGCAAGCCCTATTGGACGTGGGCGGATGGGAACCAGAGCAGCCCTGCTGTCAAGAACATGAGCTTTATCTGCGGCTCCTGATGGCGGGCAAACAGTTTGAGTATTGTCCTCATGCCGGGTCAGTTTATCGTCAGTGGAGTGAATCAACGCTTTGTAAGAAAGACAAATCTAAGACGCAGCAGCAGCGGTTGCTGATTAAAGACCGTCTGGAGACTCATTTAAAGCAGCAGGGCTTACTGACGCCTGAGCGACAACACGCTATCAATCAAGCTCGTTTTGAATGTGCGCGGATGATTTGGCTAAGCGATCGATCCTGGGCGGAAAAACTTGCTGCAAAGATCAAGTCTACGGAGCGTAACTTTATACCTTCTGGCTCAGCTGCTCCAAAGTTTTACCAGGTTGCCTACCGCCTGTTTGGCTTTTCAGCAGCGGAACAATTTGCTCAGCTCAAGCGGTCATTCATTCAATAG
- a CDS encoding DUF6492 family protein has protein sequence MAIGTNMDFTESGVHSNCQKLDAVLPLTLKDYERFKILQCSLNAFCKDILGNVWIVVPDAQFAEISQRVNQKNFCVIAESTLIPELKFFSIKGWYLQQLVKLSIVSRIKTEFYLTLDADVICTKPIQFSDLVKDDRAVYYAVDSDRYENRLWYDWSRNVLKLELLAKHNCYNVTPAVLSRNVVIQLQQYLKQLSIAELTSAIKFSDSKRRNFVLLLSWLCCRVLPKKSILREQLLDYKAYLIRNIPWTEYALYYSFCEMQGLLDEYHVRVPNCIYSGKESVWHADQYTKWQPESWFEGDRDFFFCVFQSNTEISAEVIWQKVEKFLC, from the coding sequence ATGGCGATCGGGACAAATATGGATTTTACAGAATCAGGCGTTCACTCAAATTGCCAGAAGCTAGACGCGGTTCTTCCGCTTACGCTTAAGGACTATGAGCGGTTCAAGATTTTACAGTGTTCGCTCAATGCTTTCTGTAAAGACATTCTTGGCAATGTCTGGATTGTAGTTCCTGACGCTCAGTTTGCAGAAATTAGCCAACGCGTGAACCAGAAGAACTTTTGTGTTATTGCAGAATCTACTCTGATTCCTGAACTCAAGTTTTTTTCAATTAAGGGCTGGTATCTACAGCAGCTTGTCAAGCTATCAATTGTTAGCCGGATTAAAACCGAGTTTTACCTGACTTTAGATGCAGACGTTATTTGTACTAAACCTATCCAATTCTCAGATTTAGTAAAAGATGATCGGGCAGTCTATTACGCTGTTGATTCTGATCGCTATGAGAATAGGCTATGGTATGACTGGTCGCGAAATGTTCTCAAGCTAGAACTACTAGCCAAGCATAATTGCTACAACGTTACTCCTGCTGTCCTGAGTAGAAATGTCGTTATACAGCTACAGCAGTATTTAAAGCAGCTATCCATCGCTGAACTTACTTCAGCAATAAAATTCTCTGATTCTAAGCGTAGAAATTTTGTTCTCCTGTTATCATGGCTATGCTGTAGAGTCTTGCCCAAAAAATCTATATTGAGAGAACAGCTTTTAGACTATAAAGCTTATCTCATCAGAAATATTCCCTGGACTGAATACGCACTATACTACAGCTTCTGCGAGATGCAGGGACTTTTAGATGAATACCACGTCCGAGTTCCGAATTGTATCTATTCAGGGAAAGAATCAGTCTGGCACGCAGACCAATACACAAAATGGCAGCCTGAGAGCTGGTTTGAGGGCGATCGCGATTTCTTTTTCTGTGTTTTTCAATCGAATACCGAAATCTCTGCCGAAGTTATCTGGCAAAAGGTAGAAAAATTTCTTTGCTAA